From Desulfovibrio legallii, one genomic window encodes:
- a CDS encoding metal-dependent hydrolase, with product MDPITHAASGAVAMLAMPHRPAARWAVPLAALAAAAPDVDVLLAHSPLQFLLLHRGLTHSLFFAPVLGLLLTLPARSLWRAETPGHWRPAFVWLFMTCMVLLHIWLDCITTYGTMIFVPFSHLRVRLNAVFIIDLFLTLPLLLAFWRWRDRWWRMLLALVWLFVYPLAGLSLNAWHTAQVEARLAAQGRDVRQVTVLPDAFAPFFWRVLYEEETPHGMLVHLQGLDALGRFRAEESVSPAASPRLLDALARQSVAARAFFDFALLPVTRPVPPAELPLSAVAADRAAGGPAPLYIMVYDLRFGSNLAVVRKLLNLRPHADIPFKYFAEMDCARPAAPAVDAGMCVAPRLLRERLRFSDSRQDSLWRAPRPPGPVPWQSWLVGLY from the coding sequence ATGGATCCCATCACCCACGCCGCCAGCGGCGCCGTGGCCATGCTGGCCATGCCCCACCGCCCCGCCGCCCGCTGGGCCGTGCCCCTGGCCGCTCTGGCCGCCGCCGCGCCGGATGTGGACGTGCTCCTGGCCCACAGCCCTTTGCAGTTTCTGCTGCTGCACCGGGGCCTGACCCACTCCCTGTTTTTTGCGCCCGTGCTGGGGCTGTTGCTGACGCTTCCGGCCCGCTCACTCTGGCGGGCGGAGACGCCGGGCCACTGGCGGCCGGCCTTTGTCTGGCTGTTCATGACCTGCATGGTGCTGCTGCATATCTGGCTGGACTGCATCACCACCTACGGCACCATGATTTTTGTGCCGTTTTCGCATTTGCGGGTACGGCTCAATGCCGTGTTCATCATTGATCTGTTCCTCACCCTGCCGTTGCTGCTGGCGTTTTGGCGCTGGCGCGACCGCTGGTGGCGCATGCTCCTGGCCTTGGTCTGGCTGTTCGTCTATCCCTTGGCCGGGCTTTCGCTCAACGCCTGGCACACGGCCCAGGTGGAAGCGCGCCTGGCCGCCCAGGGCAGGGACGTGCGGCAGGTCACGGTGCTGCCCGACGCCTTTGCCCCTTTTTTCTGGCGCGTGCTGTATGAAGAGGAAACCCCGCACGGCATGCTGGTGCATTTGCAGGGCCTGGACGCGCTGGGGCGCTTCCGGGCGGAAGAAAGCGTCAGCCCGGCGGCGTCGCCGCGCCTGCTGGACGCTCTGGCCCGGCAATCCGTGGCGGCCAGGGCCTTTTTTGACTTTGCCCTGCTGCCCGTAACGCGGCCCGTGCCCCCGGCTGAGCTGCCGCTGTCGGCAGTGGCGGCGGACAGGGCCGCGGGCGGCCCGGCGCCCCTCTATATCATGGTGTACGACCTGCGGTTCGGCAGCAATCTGGCCGTGGTGCGCAAACTTTTGAATCTGCGGCCGCATGCGGATATTCCCTTCAAATATTTTGCCGAAATGGACTGCGCCCGGCCTGCGGCCCCGGCCGTGGACGCGGGCATGTGCGTTGCGCCACGCCTGCTGCGGGAGCGGCTGCGGTTTTCCGACAGCCGGCAGGATTCTTTGTGGCGCGCGCCCCGGCCGCCAGGGCCCGTGCCCTGGCAATCCTGGCTGGTGGGCCTGTATTGA
- the moaC gene encoding cyclic pyranopterin monophosphate synthase MoaC, with protein MDASFSHLDSQGNLSMVDVGSKPPTERVAVAEAVVELAPATMQLLRQAALPKGDVLTCAKVGGIMAAKRVGELIPLCHPLNLTYADVRFEVTDEPPRVRIETETRTVGPTGVEMEALVAAQTAAAVIYDMCKAVQRDIVISRVRLLHKSGGRSGRYDAPELP; from the coding sequence ATGGACGCATCCTTTTCGCACCTGGACAGCCAGGGCAACCTGAGCATGGTGGACGTGGGGTCCAAACCCCCCACCGAGCGCGTGGCCGTGGCTGAAGCCGTGGTGGAGCTGGCCCCGGCCACCATGCAGCTGCTGCGCCAGGCGGCCTTGCCCAAGGGCGACGTGCTCACCTGCGCCAAGGTGGGCGGCATTATGGCCGCCAAGCGCGTGGGCGAGCTTATCCCGCTTTGTCATCCGCTCAACCTCACCTATGCGGATGTGCGCTTTGAGGTCACGGACGAGCCGCCGCGGGTGCGCATTGAGACGGAAACCCGCACTGTGGGCCCCACCGGCGTAGAAATGGAGGCCCTGGTGGCGGCGCAGACGGCGGCCGCCGTCATTTATGACATGTGCAAGGCCGTGCAGCGCGATATCGTCATCAGCCGGGTGCGCCTGCTGCACAAAAGCGGCGGCCGGAGCGGCCGCTACGACGCGCCGGAGCTGCCGTGA
- the lgt gene encoding prolipoprotein diacylglyceryl transferase codes for MPVVDPVALTLGHLQVRWYGLMYLAGFALGWILGRYRATRPGSGWTAADVDDLLTCVMVGIILGGRLGYVLFYDLPVYLSDPLEILRIWNGGMSFHGGLLGVLGAFWYYARSRGRSFLEVSDFIAPLIPQGLFFGRLGNFINGELWGKVSDVPWAMVFPGAGPLPRHPSQLYEAVLEGLVLGVALWIFSARPRKEGAVSGLFALGYAIFRFGVEFVRVPDVQLGYLAFGWLTMGQVLCLPLFLAGLWLLCRKAEPVRPTPPPRPASGKKGGKKRR; via the coding sequence ATGCCGGTAGTGGATCCTGTGGCCCTGACCCTGGGCCACCTGCAGGTGCGTTGGTACGGCCTTATGTATCTGGCGGGGTTTGCCCTGGGCTGGATTCTGGGCCGCTATCGGGCCACCAGGCCCGGTTCCGGCTGGACCGCAGCCGATGTGGACGACCTGCTGACCTGCGTTATGGTGGGCATTATCCTGGGCGGCCGTCTGGGCTATGTGCTGTTTTACGATCTGCCTGTGTACCTTAGCGATCCGCTGGAAATCCTGCGCATCTGGAACGGGGGTATGTCCTTCCACGGCGGGCTGCTGGGCGTACTGGGGGCCTTCTGGTACTATGCGCGCTCGCGCGGGCGCAGCTTCCTGGAAGTTTCGGACTTTATTGCACCGCTCATCCCGCAGGGGCTCTTTTTCGGCCGGCTGGGCAACTTCATCAACGGCGAGCTCTGGGGCAAGGTCAGCGACGTGCCCTGGGCTATGGTCTTTCCCGGTGCGGGCCCCTTGCCCCGGCATCCCTCGCAGCTGTATGAGGCTGTGCTGGAGGGCCTGGTGCTGGGCGTGGCGCTCTGGATTTTTTCCGCCAGGCCGCGTAAGGAAGGGGCGGTCTCCGGGCTGTTTGCCCTGGGCTACGCCATATTCCGCTTCGGTGTGGAATTTGTGCGCGTGCCGGATGTGCAGCTGGGCTATCTGGCTTTCGGCTGGCTGACCATGGGGCAGGTGCTTTGCCTGCCGTTGTTCCTGGCCGGCCTGTGGCTGCTCTGCCGCAAGGCAGAACCCGTGCGGCCGACGCCGCCCCCGCGCCCCGCGTCCGGGAAAAAGGGCGGCAAGAAGCGGCGTTAG
- the infA gene encoding translation initiation factor IF-1 — protein MAKEGSIEVDGVVQEALPNAMFRVELENGYEVLAHISGKMRKFYIRILPGDRVKVELSPYDLTRGRITYRMK, from the coding sequence ATGGCTAAGGAAGGGTCTATTGAAGTGGACGGCGTGGTGCAGGAAGCTCTGCCCAACGCCATGTTTCGCGTGGAGCTGGAAAACGGCTACGAGGTGCTGGCCCACATTTCCGGCAAAATGCGCAAATTTTACATCCGCATCCTGCCCGGCGACCGCGTGAAGGTGGAGCTTTCGCCCTACGATCTCACCCGCGGCCGCATCACCTATCGCATGAAGTAG